In Deltaproteobacteria bacterium, a single genomic region encodes these proteins:
- a CDS encoding ATP-binding protein has protein sequence MAYLRRALGATVRKATRSFPAVLVTGARQTGKTTLLRHEFGRTHRFVSLEAPDVRARALADPVSFFREYPAPVMLDEIQYVPELLHYVKEFIDGDRRPGRWLLTGSQSFPLMRGVAQTLAGRVAILTLDALSVTETTGRRLDARPERALHRVFSDGLARGQTTSRGVAAAPDLANWLLRGGFPEPRVNHRVDRQLWFASFVQTYLERDVRDLVQVGDLHAFQRFTSLAAARTGSLLNLADLARDVGVSPPTASRWLSVLEASQLVYLLRPYHRNFGKRLTKAPKLYFLDTGLASYLTGLHDREAVLRGPMLGALTETAVVSEWVKLFHGLGVQPPLYFWRARDLEVDVLVEWGQRLWAIEAKATATPTPHHADNLVRWRTIAGKNVRAVVACQVSSPASLGRDVRAVPWHLAW, from the coding sequence ATGGCATACCTCCGGCGTGCCCTCGGTGCGACGGTGCGCAAAGCCACACGGTCATTTCCTGCCGTGCTCGTGACCGGTGCGCGCCAGACGGGCAAGACCACGCTGCTGCGGCACGAGTTCGGCCGGACCCACCGCTTCGTGTCCCTCGAAGCGCCCGATGTACGAGCGCGCGCCCTGGCCGACCCGGTGAGTTTCTTCCGCGAGTATCCAGCGCCGGTCATGCTCGACGAAATCCAATACGTCCCGGAGCTGCTGCACTACGTCAAGGAATTCATCGACGGCGACCGGCGACCAGGGCGGTGGTTGCTCACGGGTTCGCAGAGCTTTCCGCTCATGCGAGGCGTAGCCCAGACGCTTGCGGGGCGGGTCGCGATCCTCACCCTCGACGCATTGAGCGTCACGGAGACGACGGGACGCAGGCTCGACGCACGCCCGGAGCGTGCCTTACACCGGGTGTTCAGCGACGGGCTCGCACGCGGGCAAACCACCTCGCGGGGCGTTGCCGCTGCCCCGGATCTCGCGAACTGGCTCCTGCGTGGTGGGTTTCCGGAACCGCGGGTCAATCACCGCGTCGATCGCCAACTCTGGTTCGCAAGCTTCGTGCAGACGTACCTCGAGCGGGACGTGCGGGATCTTGTGCAGGTCGGCGACCTGCATGCATTTCAGCGGTTCACCAGCCTCGCGGCCGCTCGCACCGGGAGTCTGCTCAACTTGGCAGACCTGGCGCGCGATGTCGGCGTGTCGCCGCCGACAGCGAGCCGATGGCTGTCGGTGCTCGAAGCAAGCCAGCTCGTCTACCTGCTTCGCCCGTATCATCGGAACTTCGGCAAGCGGCTGACGAAGGCCCCGAAGCTGTATTTCCTCGATACCGGACTGGCCTCCTATCTCACGGGTCTCCACGATCGCGAAGCCGTGTTGCGGGGACCGATGCTCGGTGCCCTTACGGAAACGGCAGTCGTAAGCGAATGGGTGAAGCTGTTTCATGGGCTTGGCGTGCAACCACCGCTGTACTTCTGGCGGGCGCGGGATCTGGAGGTCGACGTGCTCGTCGAATGGGGCCAACGGCTGTGGGCGATCGAGGCGAAAGCGACGGCGACCCCGACCCCGCATCACGCGGACAACCTGGTTCGGTGGCGCACCATCGCAGGTAAGAACGTTCGCGCCGTCGTCGCCTGTCAGGTGTCCAGTCCCGCATCCCTCGGTCGTGACGTTCGGGCCGTCCCCTGGCACCTCGCGTGGTGA